From a single Bacillus pumilus genomic region:
- a CDS encoding restriction endonuclease subunit S: MKLHEIAEFTQGAFTNRLETLSSDVETSKVKPLSLKEFNETLGLAYRISNEKNAEITVFKEKLTPQLLTDTNSLILHTHTQKIVLLPTKYSGLLLTNNFIKIQLTSDVDEAFFEWYFNEHPFIQKQLAVLSEGTVISLLKLSYLKDLEIDLPPFQQQIIIGKIAQLKKKKESLMAEKSELQQLYIQQKLIQSINNN, encoded by the coding sequence ATGAAACTTCACGAAATCGCTGAATTTACACAAGGTGCATTTACAAACCGTTTAGAAACATTATCTTCTGATGTTGAAACATCAAAAGTAAAACCACTTTCATTAAAGGAATTTAACGAGACACTCGGCTTAGCTTATCGAATTTCAAATGAAAAAAATGCGGAAATTACTGTATTTAAAGAAAAATTAACACCCCAACTTTTAACCGATACAAATAGTCTTATTCTACATACACATACGCAAAAGATTGTTTTGTTACCGACAAAATATAGCGGGTTACTGTTAACAAATAACTTTATTAAGATTCAATTAACAAGTGATGTAGATGAAGCATTTTTTGAATGGTACTTTAATGAACATCCATTCATTCAAAAACAGTTGGCAGTATTAAGTGAAGGGACCGTCATTTCATTATTGAAGCTATCTTACTTAAAAGATTTAGAAATTGATTTACCACCTTTCCAACAGCAAATCATTATTGGAAAAATCGCTCAGCTTAAAAAGAAAAAAGAATCATTAATGGCTGAAAAAAGTGAATTACAACAGCTGTATATTCAACAAAAGCTAATTCAAAGTATTAACAATAATTAA
- a CDS encoding helix-turn-helix transcriptional regulator produces MKKSERLNQELIFLSDKHSFQLKDLQSEFGISKRTALRDMEELESMGLAFYVENGRHGGYRLVNQSPLVPIYFNTDEVQAIFFALKALDLVSATPFKKSYSQIRQKLFATMSDERKQTITETLNVIHYYNVAPVSEQNHLELILQAMMKDQIVKMTYTQHENKRIRLQFLELFYRNGIWFSNAYDVQHKKWGIYRCDCMTEMMVEEETTDTLTKEELKALQLEYEKNYHDISFKCRLTQQGKEKFLKNHYPNMRLEIVDDTPYIVGGYNQEELSYMTHYLISFGKHVKIEYPDELKESYLNQLQEMLDQY; encoded by the coding sequence ATGAAAAAATCTGAACGATTAAACCAAGAACTTATTTTTTTAAGCGATAAACACTCTTTTCAGTTAAAGGATTTACAATCCGAATTTGGTATATCTAAACGCACAGCTCTGAGAGATATGGAAGAGCTGGAGTCCATGGGCTTAGCTTTTTACGTTGAAAATGGCAGACATGGAGGATATCGGCTAGTGAATCAATCTCCATTGGTTCCTATTTATTTCAATACTGATGAAGTTCAAGCTATTTTTTTCGCGCTTAAAGCGCTAGACCTGGTGTCAGCAACACCATTTAAAAAATCCTACTCACAAATTCGGCAAAAGCTGTTTGCCACAATGTCTGATGAGAGAAAGCAAACGATTACGGAGACTTTGAATGTGATTCATTACTATAATGTCGCACCAGTTAGTGAACAAAATCATTTGGAATTGATTTTACAGGCGATGATGAAAGATCAAATCGTGAAGATGACTTACACTCAGCATGAAAATAAACGGATCAGGCTACAATTTCTTGAATTATTTTATCGAAATGGCATTTGGTTTTCTAACGCATATGATGTTCAACATAAAAAATGGGGCATTTATAGATGTGATTGTATGACTGAAATGATGGTTGAAGAAGAAACGACAGACACATTGACTAAAGAAGAGTTAAAAGCACTGCAACTCGAATACGAAAAAAATTATCATGATATTTCATTTAAATGTCGATTAACACAACAAGGAAAAGAAAAATTTCTGAAGAATCATTATCCGAATATGAGACTTGAGATCGTTGATGACACGCCTTATATTGTGGGTGGATACAACCAAGAAGAATTATCGTATATGACCCACTATTTAATCTCATTTGGGAAACATGTGAAAATTGAATACCCAGATGAGTTAAAAGAAAGTTATTTGAATCAATTGCAAGAAATGCTCGACCAGTATTGA
- a CDS encoding FMN-dependent NADH-azoreductase: MQTLIINAHPDFTHRESYSNKLQTLFLKQFKERFPHEEPTILHLYGTEIPRIEKEQLLRIWDKQASEQTLTDAVENIAAASSALLAQFKAHHRIVIVSPVHNFNVTSRMKDYIDNILIARETFKYTENGSVGLMTDDYRVLFLQASGSIFTNNDRYTPLEFSHYYLKEIFQNLMGFQQFHIVRAQGTAILEEETILTSAADDLSKAFDAFYQPSGM; encoded by the coding sequence ATGCAAACACTAATCATTAACGCGCACCCTGATTTCACTCATCGAGAAAGTTATTCAAACAAACTGCAAACACTATTTTTAAAACAATTTAAAGAAAGGTTTCCTCATGAGGAACCAACAATTTTGCATTTATACGGAACTGAAATTCCTCGTATCGAAAAAGAACAGCTGCTTCGTATTTGGGATAAGCAAGCATCTGAACAAACATTGACTGATGCCGTAGAAAACATCGCTGCTGCTTCATCCGCTTTATTGGCTCAATTCAAAGCACATCATCGAATCGTGATTGTATCACCTGTTCATAATTTCAATGTGACGTCACGTATGAAAGATTATATAGATAATATCTTGATTGCTAGAGAAACATTCAAATATACAGAAAATGGTTCAGTTGGGCTGATGACTGACGATTATCGTGTACTTTTTCTTCAAGCAAGCGGCTCGATTTTCACAAATAACGATCGATACACACCTCTGGAATTTTCACATTACTACCTAAAAGAAATATTCCAAAACTTGATGGGCTTTCAACAATTTCATATTGTCCGAGCACAAGGAACAGCGATTTTAGAGGAAGAAACGATCTTGACATCTGCAGCTGATGATTTGTCTAAAGCTTTTGATGCGTTTTACCAGCCTAGCGGGATGTGA
- a CDS encoding type I restriction endonuclease subunit R: MAYQPEAELEKTLHKQLVNQGYKAVKIADYDALLANFKQQLNLFNEHKLNGQPLSDIEFKRILTLIEGKSIYDSAKILRDKLLIEREDGTQLYVELLNTKDWCKNLFQVTTQTTVTGKYTNRYDVTILINGLPLVQIELKRRGLDFKEAFNQIQRYRRHTFPGLYRFLQIFVISNGVDTKYFSNSDYDIQFGFTFFWSDEKNELITNLKSFSSTFLNPCHLAKMLSRYMVINDTDKALMVMRPYQVYAVEALVKRATETNNNGYIWHTTGSGKTLTSFKAGQILADEENIKKVFFLVDRQDLDSQTISEFNKFQKGAVDRTEKTEILIEQIQNPMKRFIVTTIQKMNNAVKNPKYAKVMEPYKQEHVVFIIDECHRSQFGDMRKEIDQHFQNAQYFGYTGTPRFVENKSQDGRTTADLFEKCLHHYLIKDAIRDGNVLGFSVEYIRTFNAKIDENDDTKVQAIDTDEVWHDERRLNLVADHIIDNHLRRSKSKGYCAMFAVDSIPTLIKYYEIFKSKNHDLKIAGIYSYGQNEDSDGTGEHSREALDRMITDYNKMYDTDFSTETWDRYFSDVSKKVKNAQVDILLVVKMFLTGFDSKPLNTLYVDKNMVYHDLLQAYSRTNRVEKSTKPYGNIVCYRNLKEKTDDAIKLFSRTDNVDTVLMGSYDEYLKAFKEAVKNLRDITVIPEEVDELEREEDKRRFIIAFKNVTKFLQRLQSFSDFEFDETELTISQQSYEDFKSKYFKVYEDFKRSEVPKESILHDIDFELELMHTDKINVSYILNLIASLNTVNEKERDKEIRFIKQELDHASDPKLRLKIELIKGFLDKVAPALAPDESVIDAYNRYEEEMSEQELSTFAKEVDIEDSVLREQVSTYEYSNLIEKNAIMDSLSGSFLKKNKAIKAITSFIRDFTEKYGA, translated from the coding sequence ATGGCATACCAACCTGAAGCAGAACTTGAAAAAACTCTACATAAACAACTTGTAAATCAAGGCTATAAAGCTGTTAAGATTGCTGACTATGATGCACTATTAGCTAATTTTAAGCAGCAGCTTAACTTATTCAATGAACATAAACTAAATGGACAACCATTATCTGATATAGAATTTAAGAGAATACTTACATTAATCGAAGGAAAAAGTATTTACGATTCTGCCAAAATCCTACGTGATAAATTATTAATTGAACGTGAAGATGGTACTCAATTATATGTAGAATTGCTAAACACAAAAGATTGGTGTAAGAATCTCTTTCAGGTTACAACCCAAACCACTGTGACTGGTAAGTACACAAATCGTTATGACGTAACAATCTTAATTAACGGCTTACCACTCGTTCAAATAGAATTAAAAAGGCGAGGATTAGACTTTAAAGAAGCGTTTAACCAAATCCAACGCTATCGTCGTCATACATTTCCTGGTTTATATCGTTTTCTACAAATCTTTGTTATAAGTAATGGTGTTGATACAAAATATTTTTCGAACTCTGATTATGACATTCAATTTGGATTTACTTTCTTCTGGTCAGATGAAAAAAATGAACTGATTACAAATTTAAAAAGTTTCAGTAGTACATTCTTAAATCCATGCCATCTTGCGAAGATGCTTAGTCGTTATATGGTCATTAATGATACCGATAAAGCATTAATGGTCATGCGTCCTTATCAAGTTTATGCAGTTGAAGCACTTGTAAAGCGTGCAACCGAAACCAACAACAACGGCTACATCTGGCATACAACCGGTTCGGGTAAAACTCTGACTTCCTTCAAAGCTGGACAAATATTAGCCGATGAGGAAAACATCAAAAAAGTTTTTTTCCTTGTCGATCGCCAAGACTTAGACAGTCAAACCATTTCTGAGTTCAACAAGTTCCAGAAGGGAGCGGTTGACCGTACGGAAAAAACAGAAATCCTTATTGAACAAATACAAAATCCGATGAAGAGATTCATTGTGACAACGATTCAAAAAATGAATAATGCTGTTAAAAATCCTAAATATGCAAAAGTCATGGAACCATACAAGCAAGAGCATGTTGTGTTCATCATTGATGAATGTCATCGCAGCCAATTTGGTGATATGCGAAAAGAAATAGACCAGCATTTCCAAAATGCACAGTACTTCGGCTATACCGGAACGCCACGCTTTGTCGAGAACAAGAGCCAAGATGGACGAACAACAGCAGATTTATTTGAGAAGTGCCTTCATCATTACCTCATTAAAGATGCAATTCGTGATGGGAATGTACTAGGGTTTTCTGTAGAATATATTCGTACTTTTAATGCCAAGATTGATGAAAATGATGATACAAAGGTACAAGCGATTGATACAGACGAGGTATGGCATGATGAACGACGTTTAAATCTCGTAGCCGACCACATTATTGATAATCATCTAAGACGTTCGAAGAGTAAAGGTTATTGTGCAATGTTTGCAGTGGATTCCATTCCAACATTAATTAAGTATTACGAAATTTTTAAATCAAAAAATCACGACTTAAAAATTGCTGGTATTTATTCATATGGGCAAAATGAGGACAGTGATGGGACAGGTGAACATTCTCGTGAAGCGTTAGACCGTATGATTACAGATTATAACAAAATGTACGACACAGACTTCTCAACAGAAACATGGGATCGTTATTTTTCTGATGTATCGAAAAAGGTGAAAAATGCCCAAGTTGATATTTTACTTGTTGTAAAAATGTTCTTAACTGGATTCGATAGTAAGCCTCTTAATACACTCTATGTTGATAAGAATATGGTGTATCACGACTTGTTGCAAGCATATAGCCGTACAAACCGTGTAGAGAAATCGACTAAGCCATATGGTAATATCGTTTGCTATCGAAATTTAAAAGAAAAAACAGATGATGCAATTAAATTATTCTCTCGAACAGACAATGTTGATACCGTTCTAATGGGTAGCTACGATGAATACCTAAAAGCGTTCAAAGAAGCTGTGAAAAATTTACGAGACATTACAGTCATTCCAGAAGAAGTAGACGAGCTAGAGAGAGAAGAAGATAAACGTAGATTTATCATTGCATTCAAAAATGTGACAAAATTCCTTCAACGTTTACAGTCGTTTTCTGATTTTGAGTTTGATGAAACAGAGCTAACGATTTCACAGCAATCATATGAAGATTTCAAGAGTAAATACTTCAAGGTATACGAAGATTTTAAACGTAGCGAAGTGCCAAAAGAATCGATTTTACATGACATCGACTTTGAGTTAGAGCTAATGCATACAGACAAGATTAATGTCAGCTACATTTTGAATCTTATTGCGAGCCTTAACACAGTGAATGAAAAAGAACGTGACAAAGAGATTCGTTTCATCAAACAAGAATTAGACCATGCATCTGATCCGAAGTTACGTCTCAAAATTGAATTGATTAAAGGATTCTTAGACAAGGTTGCACCAGCGTTAGCACCTGATGAATCTGTTATAGATGCGTACAATCGTTACGAAGAAGAAATGAGTGAGCAGGAACTTTCAACATTTGCCAAAGAAGTAGATATTGAAGACAGTGTATTACGTGAACAAGTATCAACGTATGAGTATTCCAACTTAATCGAAAAAAATGCAATTATGGATTCTTTATCAGGATCATTCTTGAAAAAGAACAAAGCAATCAAAGCAATTACATCATTTATCCGTGACTTTACTGAAAAGTATGGTGCATAA
- the sufU gene encoding Fe-S cluster assembly sulfur transfer protein SufU, with product MSFNVNLDTLYRQVIMDHYKNPRNKGVLNDSIVVDMNNPTCGDRIRLTMKIEDEKVMDAKFEGEGCSISMASASMMTQAIKGKDIETALKMSQIFSDMMLGKEYDDSIDLGDIEALQGVAKFPARIKCATLSWKALEKGASAEDNGKS from the coding sequence ATGTCTTTTAATGTAAACTTAGACACACTGTACAGACAAGTGATTATGGATCATTATAAAAATCCGAGAAACAAAGGTGTGTTAAACGACAGCATTGTCGTCGATATGAACAACCCAACGTGTGGTGACCGCATTCGTCTCACGATGAAAATCGAAGACGAAAAAGTCATGGATGCGAAATTTGAAGGAGAAGGATGCTCGATTTCGATGGCATCAGCTTCTATGATGACGCAGGCGATTAAAGGGAAAGATATTGAAACAGCTTTGAAAATGTCTCAGATTTTCTCCGATATGATGCTAGGAAAAGAATACGACGATTCCATTGATCTTGGTGACATTGAGGCACTGCAAGGAGTGGCAAAATTCCCTGCCCGCATCAAATGTGCAACACTATCATGGAAGGCGCTTGAAAAAGGCGCATCTGCCGAAGATAACGGCAAATCATAA
- a CDS encoding type I restriction-modification system subunit M, giving the protein MTTSEKQRQQQAELHKKLWAMANDLRGQMDASEFKDYILGLIFYRYLSEKVEARVNVLLKEDNISFADAWKNEEYREDLSEYLIDELGYVVEPQFLFSHFLEEIEKGANGNFDVEMLQNGIKAIESSTLGTDSQDDFQNLFDDMDLTSSRLGRTVKDRTNLISKVIVNIADIPFLQDDVEIDILGDAYEYMISQFAANAGKKAGEFYTPQQVSKILSKIVTAGKSEIRDVYDGACGSGSLLLRVGKEAKVHKYYGQEKVSTTYNLARMNMLLHDIPYQRFDIRNADTLEDPQHMDQRFEAIVANPPYSAKWSADDKFKEDERFSAYAKLAPKSKADFAFIQHFIHQLDDNGTMAVVLPHGVLFRSAAEAVIRKYLIEDKNYLDAVIGLPANIFYGTSIPTCILVFKKCRKDDDNVLFIDASIGFEKGKNQNLLSDEHVEKIITTFLSRETIDKYSYAATLEQIKENDYNLNIPRYVDTFEEEEPIDLQTVAQRLKEIDEEIAEVDRELEKYFKELGV; this is encoded by the coding sequence ATGACAACAAGTGAAAAACAACGTCAACAACAAGCTGAACTGCATAAAAAATTATGGGCAATGGCAAATGACTTACGAGGTCAAATGGATGCCAGCGAATTTAAAGATTATATTTTAGGGTTAATCTTCTACCGTTACCTTTCAGAAAAAGTAGAAGCACGCGTTAACGTATTACTAAAAGAAGATAACATCTCATTCGCTGATGCATGGAAAAACGAAGAATATCGCGAGGACTTATCAGAGTACTTAATCGATGAATTAGGTTATGTCGTAGAGCCACAATTCCTATTCTCTCACTTCCTTGAAGAAATTGAAAAAGGAGCTAATGGTAACTTTGACGTCGAAATGCTTCAAAACGGTATCAAAGCGATTGAATCCTCTACACTAGGAACAGACAGCCAAGACGATTTCCAAAATCTATTTGATGATATGGACTTAACATCATCACGTTTAGGACGTACAGTAAAGGATCGCACAAACTTAATTAGTAAAGTAATTGTGAACATTGCAGACATTCCATTTTTACAAGACGATGTAGAAATCGATATTTTAGGTGATGCTTATGAATATATGATTTCTCAATTCGCAGCTAACGCTGGGAAGAAAGCTGGAGAGTTCTATACACCACAGCAAGTATCGAAAATTTTATCGAAAATAGTAACAGCTGGTAAATCAGAAATTCGTGACGTATATGATGGGGCTTGTGGGTCTGGTTCTTTACTATTACGTGTTGGGAAAGAAGCAAAAGTTCATAAATACTACGGTCAAGAAAAAGTATCCACAACTTACAACTTAGCTCGAATGAATATGTTACTCCATGATATTCCATATCAACGCTTTGATATTCGCAATGCAGATACTTTAGAGGATCCACAACATATGGATCAACGCTTCGAAGCTATCGTTGCCAACCCTCCATACTCAGCAAAATGGAGTGCAGATGATAAGTTTAAGGAAGATGAGCGCTTTAGTGCCTATGCAAAGCTAGCACCAAAATCAAAAGCAGACTTTGCTTTCATCCAACACTTTATTCATCAATTAGATGATAACGGGACAATGGCAGTTGTATTACCACATGGTGTCCTTTTCCGTAGCGCAGCAGAAGCGGTAATCCGTAAGTACCTAATCGAAGACAAAAATTACTTAGATGCAGTAATCGGATTACCAGCGAATATTTTCTACGGTACAAGTATTCCAACATGTATCCTTGTATTCAAAAAATGCCGTAAAGACGATGATAATGTGCTATTTATCGATGCATCGATTGGATTTGAAAAAGGTAAAAATCAAAACCTTTTATCTGATGAACACGTTGAAAAAATCATTACAACATTCCTAAGCCGTGAAACAATTGACAAGTATTCATATGCAGCCACATTAGAACAAATCAAAGAGAATGATTATAACTTAAATATTCCTCGCTATGTTGACACATTTGAAGAAGAAGAACCGATTGATTTACAAACAGTAGCTCAACGTCTAAAAGAAATTGATGAGGAAATCGCAGAAGTGGATCGTGAGTTAGAGAAGTATTTTAAAGAGTTGGGGGTGTAA
- a CDS encoding restriction endonuclease subunit S: MNAPKLRFKDDIHSWSFLKLKDLIIELYQGLNTTSDLKYTKKGIPFLQAKHITDGLINYEDVRFLDADLYANVKDKYNPKKNDILFTNRGTIGKSLFIDTATDFMIAWNIMLIKVDSGKINPYLLYLKLSDMEERGYFDSMQTGNATKFIKKDTLLDLKIGIPTDLKLQNKISYFLQMINKKIYLQEEKIDLLKKQKKGYMQKIFSQELRFKDEIGKEYPEWKVYQLSEVVSFFKGQVLSKNDLTQDGQSCVLYGQLYTLYKEVIDEVVSKTLNTGGFKGEIGDVLIPSSGETSWDIACASALRTEALLGGDLNVLRPNKELVNGEFLAYILSNNYKAELSKLAQGATIVHLYNDSLKLLRIQLPTLKEQQKIANMLFAFDKKIQKLHMKVAQLELQKQSLMQQMFI, translated from the coding sequence ATGAATGCACCTAAGTTAAGATTTAAGGATGATATTCATTCATGGAGCTTTTTAAAATTAAAAGATTTAATTATCGAGCTATACCAAGGTCTAAATACAACCTCAGATTTAAAATATACCAAAAAGGGAATCCCTTTTTTACAAGCTAAACATATTACCGATGGACTAATTAACTATGAAGATGTGCGTTTTTTAGATGCAGACCTTTATGCTAACGTAAAAGATAAATATAACCCTAAAAAAAACGATATTCTTTTTACTAATCGAGGTACTATTGGAAAGTCCCTTTTTATCGATACAGCAACTGATTTCATGATAGCTTGGAACATAATGTTAATCAAGGTAGACAGTGGAAAGATAAACCCTTATTTACTTTATCTTAAGTTATCTGACATGGAGGAAAGAGGATATTTTGATTCTATGCAAACTGGTAATGCAACTAAATTTATTAAAAAAGATACACTATTAGATTTAAAGATTGGCATACCTACTGACTTGAAATTGCAAAATAAAATAAGTTATTTCTTACAAATGATAAATAAAAAAATCTACCTACAAGAAGAAAAAATCGACTTGCTGAAAAAACAGAAAAAAGGCTATATGCAGAAGATTTTTAGTCAGGAATTGAGGTTTAAAGATGAAATAGGAAAGGAGTATCCTGAATGGAAAGTTTATCAACTATCAGAAGTTGTATCCTTTTTTAAAGGACAAGTACTATCAAAAAATGATCTTACTCAAGATGGTCAATCTTGTGTGTTATACGGACAACTCTATACATTGTATAAAGAAGTCATCGATGAGGTTGTTTCTAAAACACTAAATACTGGTGGTTTCAAAGGTGAAATAGGAGATGTTTTAATTCCTTCTTCTGGAGAAACAAGTTGGGATATTGCTTGTGCTTCAGCTTTACGTACAGAAGCGTTATTAGGAGGAGACTTAAATGTTTTACGCCCTAATAAAGAGTTAGTCAATGGTGAGTTTTTAGCATATATATTAAGTAATAACTATAAAGCTGAATTATCAAAATTAGCACAGGGAGCTACTATCGTACATCTTTATAACGACAGTCTAAAATTACTACGTATCCAATTACCAACACTAAAAGAACAACAAAAAATAGCCAACATGTTATTTGCTTTTGATAAGAAAATTCAAAAACTTCATATGAAAGTAGCACAATTAGAGTTACAAAAACAAAGCTTAATGCAACAAATGTTTATCTAA
- a CDS encoding cysteine desulfurase codes for MNIKDVREQFPILHQQVNGHDLVYLDSAATSQKPRVVIDAMNEYYRSYNSNVHRGVHTLGTKATDAYEGAREKVRAFIGASSVQEIIFTRGTTTALNTVAISYARANLKEGDEIVITHMEHHANIIPWQQAAKATGATLKYIPLQEDGTLSLEDVKQTITHQTKIVAVTHVSNVLGTINPIKEIAKIAHDHGAIIVVDGAQSTPHMQIDVQDLDCDFFAFSGHKMCGPTGIGVLYGKKDLLNNMEPAEFGGEMIDFVDLYDSTWKELPWKFEAGTPIIAGAVGLGKAIDFLNDIGMEEVSRYEHQLATYALERFKELDGATIYGPQHRAGLVTFNLDDVHPHDASTVLDTEGVAIRAGHHCAQPLMKWLGVSATARASFYLYNTEEEIDKLIAALRKTKEYFTNVF; via the coding sequence ATGAATATCAAAGACGTTCGTGAGCAGTTTCCAATCCTTCATCAGCAAGTGAACGGACATGATTTGGTGTATTTGGACAGTGCAGCGACATCTCAAAAACCACGAGTTGTCATTGATGCAATGAATGAGTATTACCGGTCTTACAACTCGAACGTCCACCGGGGTGTTCATACCCTTGGCACAAAAGCAACGGACGCATACGAGGGTGCAAGAGAGAAAGTTCGAGCATTCATTGGTGCTTCTTCTGTCCAGGAGATTATTTTTACTAGAGGTACAACAACGGCGTTAAACACAGTGGCGATCAGCTATGCTAGAGCAAACCTCAAAGAAGGCGATGAGATTGTCATTACGCATATGGAGCACCATGCGAATATCATCCCTTGGCAGCAAGCAGCAAAAGCAACTGGCGCCACATTGAAATACATTCCGTTACAGGAAGACGGCACGCTATCGCTTGAAGATGTGAAGCAAACGATCACACATCAAACGAAAATCGTCGCTGTCACACATGTTTCAAACGTATTAGGAACCATCAACCCGATTAAAGAAATCGCTAAAATTGCCCACGATCACGGTGCTATTATCGTTGTCGATGGTGCGCAAAGCACTCCGCACATGCAAATTGATGTTCAGGATCTAGATTGTGACTTTTTCGCATTCTCGGGGCATAAAATGTGTGGACCGACTGGCATCGGTGTACTTTACGGGAAGAAGGACCTTTTGAATAATATGGAGCCTGCTGAGTTTGGCGGTGAAATGATCGACTTTGTGGATCTGTATGATTCTACTTGGAAAGAGCTTCCGTGGAAATTTGAAGCGGGAACACCGATTATTGCCGGAGCAGTTGGACTCGGAAAAGCGATTGATTTCTTAAATGACATTGGTATGGAGGAAGTCAGCCGTTACGAGCATCAGCTTGCCACTTATGCGCTTGAGCGCTTTAAGGAGCTTGATGGTGCGACTATTTATGGACCGCAGCACCGAGCTGGGCTTGTGACGTTTAATTTAGATGACGTCCATCCGCATGATGCGTCTACTGTTCTGGATACGGAAGGTGTTGCCATTCGTGCTGGACACCACTGTGCACAGCCGCTCATGAAATGGCTTGGTGTATCAGCGACTGCAAGAGCAAGCTTTTATCTGTATAATACAGAAGAAGAGATTGACAAACTTATTGCAGCGCTCCGTAAGACAAAGGAGTATTTTACGAATGTCTTTTAA
- the sufB gene encoding Fe-S cluster assembly protein SufB — protein MAKKMPDVGEYKYGFSDKDVSIFRSERGLTKEIVEEISRMKEEPQWMLDFRLKSLEHFYNMPMPQWGGDLNALNFDEITYYVKPSERSERSWDEVPEEIKQTFDKLGIPEAEQKYLAGVSAQYESEVVYHNMKQDLEDLGIVFKDTDSALKENEDIFREHWAKVIPPTDNKFAALNSAVWSGGSFIYVPKGVKVDTPLQAYFRINSENMGQFERTLIIVDEGAHVHYVEGCTAPVYTTNSLHSAVVEIIVKKGGYCRYTTIQNWANNVFNLVTKRTVCEENATMEWIDGNIGSKLTMKYPAVILKGEGARGMTLSIALAGKGQHQDAGAKMIHLAPNTSSTIVSKSISKQGGKVTYRGIVHFGRKAEGARSNIECDTLIMDNKSTSDTIPYNEILNDNISLEHEAKVSKVSEEQLFYLMSRGISEEEATEMIVMGFIEPFTKELPMEYAVEMNRLIKFEMEGSIG, from the coding sequence ATGGCTAAAAAAATGCCAGATGTTGGTGAATATAAATACGGCTTTTCTGATAAAGACGTTTCCATTTTCCGTTCAGAGCGCGGACTGACAAAAGAGATCGTTGAAGAAATTTCTCGTATGAAAGAAGAGCCTCAGTGGATGCTCGACTTCCGTTTGAAATCTCTTGAGCACTTTTACAACATGCCGATGCCACAATGGGGCGGAGATTTAAATGCATTAAACTTTGATGAAATTACGTACTACGTAAAGCCATCAGAGCGCTCTGAGCGTTCTTGGGATGAAGTACCAGAAGAAATCAAACAAACCTTTGATAAGCTTGGGATCCCAGAAGCAGAGCAAAAGTACTTAGCAGGTGTATCTGCTCAGTATGAATCTGAAGTTGTGTATCACAACATGAAGCAAGACCTTGAAGATCTAGGCATTGTGTTTAAAGATACAGACAGCGCATTAAAAGAAAACGAAGACATCTTCCGTGAGCACTGGGCAAAAGTCATTCCTCCGACTGACAACAAATTTGCTGCGCTTAACTCGGCTGTATGGTCTGGTGGTTCATTTATCTACGTACCAAAAGGCGTCAAAGTAGATACTCCACTTCAAGCATACTTCCGTATCAACTCTGAAAACATGGGTCAGTTCGAGCGTACACTGATTATCGTTGATGAAGGCGCACATGTGCATTACGTAGAAGGCTGTACAGCTCCAGTTTACACAACAAACTCTCTTCATAGTGCGGTTGTTGAAATCATCGTGAAAAAAGGCGGCTACTGCCGTTATACAACGATTCAAAACTGGGCAAACAACGTCTTCAACCTTGTGACGAAACGTACAGTATGTGAAGAAAATGCAACGATGGAATGGATTGATGGAAACATCGGTTCTAAGCTGACAATGAAATACCCAGCAGTCATCCTAAAAGGTGAAGGCGCTCGTGGTATGACATTAAGTATTGCCCTAGCAGGTAAAGGTCAGCACCAAGATGCAGGTGCGAAAATGATTCACCTTGCACCAAACACATCTTCAACGATCGTATCGAAATCAATTTCGAAACAAGGCGGTAAAGTCACATACCGCGGAATCGTTCACTTCGGACGTAAAGCAGAGGGTGCACGCTCAAACATCGAGTGTGACACACTCATCATGGATAACAAATCAACATCTGATACGATCCCTTACAATGAAATCTTAAACGACAACATTTCATTAGAGCACGAAGCGAAGGTATCAAAAGTATCAGAAGAGCAGCTATTCTACTTGATGAGCCGCGGAATTTCTGAAGAAGAAGCAACAGAAATGATCGTCATGGGCTTCATCGAGCCATTCACAAAAGAACTACCAATGGAATACGCCGTTGAAATGAACCGTTTGATTAAGTTTGAGATGGAAGGTTCGATTGGTTAA